From Candidatus Woesearchaeota archaeon, one genomic window encodes:
- a CDS encoding transglutaminase domain-containing protein, which yields MKRGIAILLLIVINVISVNAQNFSAFDEINLNLNISSSLVNLFLYPEDNWQQNVLDLKTEPNASLNDGSILFQWQNLEEQKIDFQVTANVKVKNKVFPIRDKISFPIKNLPDELKVWTRPTEKINSDDSRIIRLASDLAEGEDDLFKVVFKLANFTKNYIRYDLAFAGEVKSALWILNNRNGVCGDFSSLFMALTRALGIPIKYVVGVAYTDFEDANEFVPHAWTEVYFPNEGWIPFDPTYGEFGYIDISHVKLKESVDVDNPSVHYEWRGKNFDIAIDKLEFKGQITSETGIYVKPISIETSVESKIVDIGSYQLITAIIKNLKDYYITDQINLFVPSEIKLINPAVQVLYLEPGQEKTLYWIVQVDEILSPKYTYTFPYTIKTLRDISATYQFESVPGSESYTLLELQNKISQIDEEKEKVYSSNVELICTATQDEIYTFEPLEVNCKMTNVGNQYLENLHVCLSRDCNFLDLGIGQEKETKFKTVFNESRSSIEIIAKNNLITKVEILDIKIISPPIMRIKDIEYPLELNFNEKYKLSFKLSKEKLSDAQDIFIHYNHKVYPVNDFSLEKEIMINNLKAYDLVEGDNNLKIFIEYKDKRGNKYTISEAVTLKLNHLNIWQKIVSKVNYYLNLLSSAVENAYISPIYK from the coding sequence ATGAAAAGAGGTATAGCTATACTTTTACTTATTGTTATTAATGTGATTTCTGTTAACGCGCAAAATTTTAGCGCATTTGATGAAATTAATCTTAATTTAAACATCAGTTCATCATTAGTCAATTTATTTCTTTATCCTGAAGATAATTGGCAGCAAAATGTGTTAGATTTAAAGACTGAGCCAAATGCAAGTTTGAATGATGGAAGCATTTTATTTCAATGGCAAAATCTCGAAGAACAAAAAATAGATTTTCAGGTTACTGCCAATGTAAAAGTAAAAAATAAAGTATTTCCTATCAGAGATAAAATATCTTTTCCTATCAAAAACCTTCCAGATGAACTAAAAGTCTGGACACGGCCTACTGAAAAAATTAATTCTGATGACAGTAGAATCATTAGGCTTGCTTCAGATTTAGCGGAGGGTGAAGATGACTTGTTTAAAGTCGTGTTTAAGCTAGCCAATTTTACTAAAAATTATATTCGTTACGATTTAGCATTTGCCGGGGAAGTAAAATCTGCCTTATGGATACTTAACAACAGAAATGGAGTATGCGGAGACTTTAGTTCATTATTTATGGCGCTTACTCGCGCTTTAGGAATTCCGATAAAATATGTTGTAGGTGTTGCATACACCGATTTTGAAGATGCAAATGAATTTGTACCGCATGCGTGGACAGAAGTATATTTTCCTAATGAGGGGTGGATACCATTTGATCCTACCTATGGTGAATTTGGTTATATCGATATAAGCCATGTAAAACTTAAAGAATCTGTTGATGTTGACAATCCTTCAGTGCATTATGAATGGAGGGGTAAAAATTTTGATATAGCTATTGATAAATTGGAGTTTAAAGGTCAGATCACGTCTGAAACTGGGATATATGTGAAACCTATTTCAATTGAAACAAGTGTAGAAAGCAAAATAGTGGATATTGGTTCATATCAATTAATAACTGCCATAATTAAAAATTTAAAAGATTATTATATTACAGACCAAATTAATTTATTCGTTCCTTCAGAGATAAAATTAATTAATCCGGCTGTTCAAGTTTTGTATCTTGAACCCGGTCAGGAAAAAACGTTATATTGGATAGTGCAGGTTGATGAAATACTTAGCCCAAAATATACTTATACATTCCCTTATACCATTAAAACATTAAGAGATATAAGCGCAACTTACCAATTTGAATCTGTTCCTGGTTCAGAAAGTTATACATTGCTCGAACTGCAAAATAAGATTAGTCAAATTGATGAAGAAAAAGAAAAAGTTTATTCAAGCAATGTAGAATTAATCTGTACCGCCACGCAAGATGAAATTTATACATTTGAACCATTAGAAGTAAATTGTAAGATGACTAATGTAGGCAATCAATATCTTGAAAATTTGCATGTCTGTCTTTCTAGAGACTGCAATTTTCTTGATTTAGGCATTGGGCAAGAAAAAGAAACAAAATTTAAAACAGTGTTTAATGAATCAAGATCATCTATTGAAATAATTGCAAAAAATAATCTAATTACTAAAGTAGAAATTTTGGATATTAAAATCATCTCGCCACCAATAATGCGCATAAAAGACATTGAATACCCATTAGAGTTAAATTTTAATGAAAAGTATAAACTAAGTTTTAAACTATCAAAGGAAAAGTTATCAGATGCGCAAGATATATTTATACATTATAATCATAAGGTTTATCCTGTAAATGATTTTTCTCTTGAAAAAGAGATTATGATTAATAATCTTAAAGCATATGATTTAGTAGAAGGTGATAATAATCTAAAAATATTTATAGAATATAAAGATAAGAGAGGCAACAAATATACTATTTCTGAAGCAGTCACATTAAAATTAAATCATTTGAATATTTGGCAAAAAATAGTCAGCAAAGTAAATTATTATCTTAACTTATTATCTTCAGCAGTTGAGAATGCTTACATATCTCCAATTTATAAATAA
- the tadA gene encoding Flp pilus assembly complex ATPase component TadA, with the protein MMKYKKIIPDTSILIENTLSKQLEAKEITVDEIIIHEASLAEMEAQANKNKEIGYLGLNEVKKLRILSKQLKFEISYKGQRPAEFEISFAKSGEIDALIRSLAYDEQGTLFTADRVQALVAESKGIDVKLIEFIRKATKCQIEKYFDDKTMSVHLKEGVIPGAKKGGPGNWQFVEVGKKKLTQIEVKEIANEIVETANTTKDGFIEVSRKGSTIIQMGRYRIVITKPPFADGWEITAVRPVKTLMFKDYELSDKLKNRVSEQAEGILIAGSPGMGKSTFAQALAEFYVDKKKIVKTVEAPRDLLVSDSVTQYSLTLGDHDEIHDILLLSRPDYTFFDEIRNFQDFKVFADLRLAGVGMVGIVHATNPIDAIQRFLGKIELGIIPQVIDTVIFIKNGIVNAVLSMKMEVKVPSGMQEADLARPVVTVSDFESNKPAYEIYTYGEQTVVIPVTETNMKSMVKRYAAEEIERRLTNEIGKVKVEVTSEERCIAYVPEKNIAMIIGKQGQNIEKIEQRLGMSIDVQPLLQLETGKIELGYDIAIAKNNISISFEQRAIGKQISLFIDGEYLLSARVSKDSKLRIKKKSEQGKDIMNAINTGKVLKVYY; encoded by the coding sequence ATGATGAAATACAAAAAGATTATTCCCGATACTTCAATTTTAATTGAAAATACTTTATCTAAACAACTGGAAGCTAAAGAAATCACCGTCGATGAAATCATAATACACGAAGCAAGTTTAGCTGAAATGGAGGCACAGGCCAATAAAAATAAAGAAATTGGCTACTTGGGGTTAAATGAAGTAAAAAAATTAAGAATACTGTCAAAACAACTAAAATTTGAGATTTCATATAAAGGACAAAGACCAGCTGAATTTGAGATATCCTTTGCAAAGTCCGGAGAGATTGATGCATTAATCAGGTCATTAGCATATGATGAGCAAGGAACATTATTTACTGCTGATAGAGTCCAGGCGCTTGTTGCAGAATCAAAAGGGATAGATGTAAAGCTTATTGAATTCATTAGGAAAGCCACTAAATGCCAAATTGAAAAATATTTTGACGATAAAACTATGAGTGTCCATTTGAAGGAAGGTGTTATACCTGGCGCAAAAAAAGGGGGTCCGGGCAATTGGCAATTTGTCGAGGTTGGTAAAAAGAAACTAACACAAATTGAAGTAAAAGAAATTGCAAATGAAATTGTTGAAACTGCTAACACTACTAAAGACGGATTTATAGAAGTTTCAAGAAAAGGTTCAACTATTATACAAATGGGCAGGTATAGGATTGTAATTACCAAACCGCCGTTCGCAGACGGTTGGGAAATTACAGCAGTCAGACCAGTTAAAACATTAATGTTTAAGGATTATGAATTATCTGATAAACTTAAAAATAGAGTTTCTGAACAAGCCGAAGGAATTTTAATTGCAGGTTCGCCGGGCATGGGTAAAAGCACATTTGCGCAAGCACTGGCGGAATTTTATGTAGATAAAAAAAAAATTGTTAAAACGGTGGAAGCTCCCCGTGATTTATTAGTTTCAGATTCAGTTACACAATATTCATTAACATTAGGGGATCATGATGAGATTCATGACATACTTTTATTATCAAGACCAGATTATACTTTTTTTGATGAGATAAGAAATTTCCAGGATTTTAAAGTATTCGCAGATTTAAGACTTGCAGGGGTTGGTATGGTTGGAATTGTTCATGCAACTAACCCTATTGACGCAATTCAAAGATTTTTAGGCAAAATTGAATTGGGGATAATTCCTCAAGTTATTGATACTGTTATTTTTATTAAAAATGGTATTGTTAATGCAGTACTTAGTATGAAAATGGAAGTTAAAGTGCCTTCCGGCATGCAAGAAGCTGATTTAGCAAGGCCTGTTGTAACTGTTTCAGATTTTGAAAGCAATAAACCCGCATATGAAATATATACTTATGGAGAACAAACAGTGGTGATTCCTGTAACTGAAACAAACATGAAAAGCATGGTAAAACGTTATGCTGCTGAAGAGATTGAAAGAAGATTAACAAATGAAATTGGAAAAGTAAAAGTTGAAGTTACTAGTGAAGAGCGTTGCATAGCTTACGTTCCAGAAAAAAATATTGCCATGATTATTGGTAAACAGGGCCAAAACATTGAAAAAATTGAACAACGCCTTGGAATGAGCATTGATGTTCAACCATTGTTACAGCTTGAAACAGGCAAAATTGAATTGGGATATGATATAGCAATTGCAAAAAACAATATTTCTATAAGTTTTGAACAGCGTGCAATCGGCAAACAAATTAGCTTATTTATTGACGGAGAATATTTATTGAGCGCCAGGGTTTCAAAAGATTCAAAACTGCGCATTAAAAAGAAAAGTGAGCAAGGAAAAGATATTATGAATGCAATTAATACAGGTAAAGTTTTAAAAGTTTATTACTAA
- the serS gene encoding serine--tRNA ligase, whose amino-acid sequence MIDIKQVRENSEIYLKDLEKRKVPDKIKWLKDLVKLDQKWRQVKFDLQKVVHLKKEISMEISEMKKKEEDITLKLKRLRQIPETIEVYEAEMDKMEEKINYYLMRLPNLLHESVPQGDSEEDNEVVNLYGKKPTFDFEPKSHVDLLKELDIADIERAGKISGSRFWFLKGTLAELDLALQKYAVDFMTKRGYILIHPPFMMNREAYEGVTDLSDFENVMYKIDGEDLYLIATSEHPLTAMFYNEIMDEKQFPIKMVGISTCFRKEAGSHGKDTKGIFRGHQFNKIEQVIICKPEESWTFHEELIKNMSDFFESLNLHFRQVNICTGDIGTVAAKKYDLEVWMPVQKTYREVGSCSNCTDYQARRLKMRYKTNKDTIIPHTLNSTCVATSRALVAILENYQQKEGSIKIPNVLVPYMNGKLMIKKV is encoded by the coding sequence ATGATAGACATTAAACAAGTACGGGAAAATTCGGAGATATATCTAAAAGATCTGGAAAAAAGGAAAGTACCTGATAAAATTAAATGGTTAAAAGACCTGGTTAAATTAGACCAAAAATGGAGACAGGTAAAGTTTGATTTGCAAAAGGTTGTACACCTTAAAAAAGAAATTTCTATGGAAATTAGTGAAATGAAAAAGAAAGAAGAAGATATAACTCTAAAATTAAAACGGTTAAGACAAATCCCTGAGACTATTGAAGTATATGAAGCGGAAATGGACAAGATGGAAGAAAAGATTAATTATTACTTAATGAGACTTCCAAATTTATTACATGAATCAGTTCCTCAAGGAGATAGTGAAGAAGACAATGAAGTAGTAAATTTATATGGAAAAAAACCCACTTTTGATTTTGAACCCAAAAGCCATGTAGATTTATTAAAAGAATTAGATATTGCAGATATTGAAAGAGCGGGTAAAATTTCAGGTTCAAGATTTTGGTTTTTGAAAGGAACATTAGCAGAATTAGATTTAGCATTACAAAAGTATGCAGTAGATTTTATGACAAAGCGCGGGTATATTTTAATTCATCCGCCATTTATGATGAATAGAGAAGCATATGAAGGGGTCACAGACCTTAGCGATTTTGAAAATGTAATGTACAAAATTGATGGTGAAGATTTATATTTAATTGCAACATCTGAACATCCATTAACAGCAATGTTCTATAATGAAATTATGGATGAAAAACAATTTCCTATCAAAATGGTCGGTATAAGTACATGTTTCAGGAAAGAAGCGGGTTCACATGGCAAAGATACTAAAGGAATATTTAGGGGTCACCAATTTAACAAAATAGAACAAGTCATAATATGCAAACCTGAAGAATCATGGACATTCCATGAAGAATTGATTAAAAACATGTCCGATTTTTTTGAAAGTTTGAATCTTCATTTTAGGCAGGTAAATATCTGCACTGGTGACATTGGCACAGTTGCAGCTAAAAAATATGATTTAGAAGTATGGATGCCTGTGCAAAAAACATATAGGGAAGTTGGTTCATGTTCAAACTGTACAGATTATCAGGCAAGAAGACTAAAAATGCGCTATAAAACAAATAAAGACACCATTATTCCGCACACATTAAATTCAACATGTGTAGCAACATCAAGAGCACTTGTAGCAATCCTTGAGAATTATCAGCAAAAAGAGGGTTCAATTAAAATACCTAACGTATTAGTACCTTATATGAATGGTAAATTAATGATTAAAAAAGTTTAA
- a CDS encoding AAA family ATPase, translated as MGLFDNFQKEGESLFRARVALDFDYMPKLVKFRENEQHYIASCIKPLFEKQSGRNLLLYGPPGIGKTVATRHVLSEIVEHTDDVIPLYINCWQKNTTYKILLEICERVGYALPYNKNTQDLFKIIKEKLNKYSVVFCFDEVDKLEDFDILYMILEDIYKSSLIMITNYKTWLTLLDERIRSRLTPDTLEFRDYNDYEIKEILKYRLSYAFAPTAWEENALQKVFETTLEVGDVRSGLYLLKESGMCAEEASLKKITLNEVEKAISKLNEFSVKDSEDLETENKFILEIIKQNSGNKIGDLFEIYEKNNGQRGYKSFQRAIKKLADANFILAEKVTGGGGNSTIVKFNDQAKTLSDY; from the coding sequence ATGGGTCTTTTCGATAATTTTCAAAAAGAAGGTGAGTCATTATTTAGAGCGCGTGTCGCACTAGATTTTGATTATATGCCTAAACTAGTTAAGTTTAGAGAAAATGAACAACATTATATTGCATCATGTATTAAACCTTTATTTGAAAAACAAAGTGGTAGAAATTTATTACTCTATGGACCACCGGGTATTGGTAAAACTGTAGCAACAAGACATGTATTAAGTGAGATTGTTGAACATACTGATGATGTAATTCCGCTTTACATAAATTGTTGGCAAAAAAATACCACTTATAAAATATTATTAGAAATATGCGAGAGGGTTGGTTATGCATTGCCTTATAACAAAAATACTCAGGATTTGTTCAAAATTATCAAAGAAAAACTCAATAAATATTCAGTTGTATTTTGTTTTGATGAAGTGGATAAATTAGAAGATTTTGATATTCTTTATATGATACTTGAAGATATTTATAAGAGTTCACTTATTATGATTACTAATTATAAAACCTGGTTGACCTTGCTTGATGAACGCATACGTTCTAGATTAACGCCAGATACATTAGAGTTTAGGGATTATAATGATTACGAAATCAAGGAAATTTTAAAATATCGGTTAAGTTATGCTTTTGCGCCTACGGCATGGGAAGAAAATGCGTTACAAAAGGTATTTGAAACTACACTTGAAGTTGGAGATGTCAGATCCGGATTGTATCTGCTTAAAGAATCAGGCATGTGTGCTGAAGAAGCTTCATTAAAAAAAATAACTCTTAACGAAGTTGAAAAAGCTATCTCTAAATTAAATGAGTTTTCTGTTAAAGATAGTGAAGACCTTGAAACAGAAAACAAATTTATATTAGAAATAATTAAACAAAACTCGGGTAATAAGATCGGAGATTTATTTGAAATTTATGAAAAAAATAATGGTCAGCGGGGATACAAATCATTTCAAAGGGCAATAAAAAAACTTGCCGATGCGAATTTTATATTGGCTGAAAAAGTAACTGGTGGGGGCGGTAATTCCACAATTGTAAAATTCAATGACCAAGCAAAAACTTTATCTGATTATTAA